Part of the Haloarchaeobius litoreus genome is shown below.
TCCTTGGAATCAAATCGAACCCAGTTGTGTCTACTCCATACGAAATATTGGCTTTGCACATCTCTGTCGGAATGATAATCAGCATCCTTGCTTTCCTCTTGTATGTATTTGGTAGCCGAAAGATATCAGCAAACGAGGACTCTCACTCTGGGACTTACTAATCAGTTCGCACACCCACGTAACAGCTGTCTCATCGCAGATAGCGTTTGACCGATAGGATTTCAACAGGACCGCTGGGCGCTCATTCGGCCTCGCTATCGCTCCACGGTCCCCTCCCGTCGCCGTTCCGCATCGAGGCCGAGTTCCCTCCCGTCACTCGGCCTCGCCGTTCCCCGCCCACCGCAACCCATCCGCCCGGTAGCCGCCGGCGTCACCGCGCTCTATCTCGTTCTCGACCGCCCGCGTCGTGTCCTCGTCGATACGCACCAGATGACAGAGCGGGTGTCCCGGCTGGGCGAGCGGGTTCTCGAGGATACCGACGATGAGGCCCGTGAACGGGGCCGTGACGACGCGTTCCTCGGTTCGAAAGTGGTCCGAGACGGTGCAGATGGTGTCGCCCTCGTGGACGAGCGGGTACGGGCCCCACTCCATGTCGACGAGGCCGCCCGAGTCCGCCCGCAGCCACGTCTTCTCCTTCGCGGAGTCGATGACCTTCCGCCACCCCGGCCAGGTGACGGGCTGTCCGGGGCGGACGCCGTACTCGGCGAGAACGCTCTCGACGCCCTCCAGCGCGCGGTCGATGAGCGGGCGCTGGAAGCGGTGGGCCTTCCCCATCTCGACGGTGATCGTGGGGGTGTCGTCCGCGGTGGCGACGCTGCGGAGCATCCCCGGCTCGGACTCGCCGGAGAGCACGACGTTCGCGCCGAAGGCGTGGGCGAGTCTGGACACCTCCTCGTTGCCCATGTCGGCGCGGACGTGGTACATCGTCGTCCGGTTGCGCGTGGAGGTGTGGAAGTCGACGCCGAGGTCGCACTGCGAGACGAACGTCCGGTAGATGGCGCTGGCCATCCGTTCTGCAGTGTTCGAGTGGCTCTTGCCCGGGAACGACCGGTTGAGGTCCTGGTCGTAGATGGGGATGTAGCGTTGCTGGGCGAGGAACCCGGGGACGTTCAGCACGTGCAGACAGACCAGCGTCCCGTGGACGTCGGCGGGCTCGTACCGGTCGGCGACCTCCTGGACGACCTTCACGCCGTTGAGCTCGTCGCCGTGGATGGCCGCCGAGAAGAACACCCGCGGACCGTCGCGAGTGCCGTTGATGACGGTGACGGGTATCTCGACCGGGTCACCGAGGTACGTCTCGCCGACCTCGTGTTTGACGTGGCGCTTCTCGCCGGGCGAGACCTCGGCGTCGAACCGGAACGATCGTGGACCACCGTCGGACATGGCCCTCGCTTGGCCGGGGCCGTCCATGAATCTTCAGGTCGCGGGAGCTGGAAACGGCGACGGCGGATACCAGCCTTTTTCCTGCTCACGTCGTAACCAACGAACGGTATGGACTCCACCCGACTGTCTCGACGGACACTGCTCGGTATCGGTGCATCGACCCTCCCGGTCGCTCTCGCGGGCTGCATGGGCGGTGGCGGCGATGGCGGCGAGGACCGCCCCGAGAACACCATCTGGGTCGGTCCGGACAACCAGTTGATCTTCGACCCGGACAGTCTCACCGTCTCGACGGGGACCGAGGTCACCTGGGAGTGGAAGAGCAACACCCACAACATCGTCGTCCAGAGCCAGCCCGACGGTGCCAGCTGGGAGGGTACCGAAGGGGGCGAGAGCAACACCTTCGACACCGGCTACGTCTACAGCTACACCTTCGAGACCCCCGGCACCTACGAGTACGACTGTGCACCCCACCGCCAGCAGGGGATGGTCGGCGAGATAGTCGTCGAGGAGTGATCAGAGCTCGACCCGGTTCAGCCAGACCAGTACGCCGTAGAACAGGATGCCGACGGCGAACACGGTCGCCGGGATGAGGAACGCGCCGAACGTGTCGTAGAGGACGCCGACGATGCTCGCCATGTCGGCTCCGACGGCCCGGACCTACTTCTACGCTGTCCCTTCCTGGTTCGCCGGCGTGCTCAGTCGTCGTCCGACTCGGCGGTCGCGAGGCCGTCCACGTCGGCGATGGCGTCCCGTTCGGCGTCCGAGAGCGTGAGCGTCACGTCGCGCTTCGGGAACGGCATCTCGATGTCCTCGTCGAGCAGCCGGCGGTAGATGGTCCGATTGAGCCTGTGACGGGCCTTCTGCTCGCGGCTCGGGCTCGACACCCAGCAGAGCAGCTCGTACTCCAGCCCGGAGTCGCCGAACTGCCGGAAGCGCATCCGGGGCTTCGGCGAGTCCTGCACGAGCGACTCGTCCACGCTGACCGCGAGGACGACCTCCTCGAACTCGTCGAGGTCGGTTCCGTACCCGACGGTGAGCGGGATGCGGATGCGCTTCCGGCGTTGCGGTGCGGACTCGTTGATGATGCGCGCGGAGTTCAGCACCGAGTTCGGGACCGTCACCATCACCTCGTCCCGGGTGAGCAGCGTGGTCGACCGGATGCCGACCCGGACGACGGTGCCGGCGTCGCCGGTGTCGAGCACGACGTAGTCGCCGATCTTGTACGTGTCGTCGAAGTAGAGCGCGAGGCCGCCGAAGAAGTTCGCGACGGTGTCCTTCGCGGCGAACCCGATGGCGATGCCGGCGACGCCAGCCGCGCCGAGCAGCGGCGTGATCTCGATGTTCCAGATGGTGAGCAGGAAGAACGCCGCGCCGACGAGCACGACGAGCGTCCAGACGTTCGAGAAGACGGGTGCGAAGTCGAACCGGCCGGTCTTCTGGACGCTCTCGACGACCCGGTTTACGACGTTGTTCAGCGCCCGCGCCCAGACGAGCACGATGACCGACGCCGAGGGCTGGCCGAAGAACGTCCCGAGCTGGTCCTGGTAGATGACGTCCGCCCCGCCGAAGTCCGGTTGGGTAAGCACGAACACGCCGACGAGTCCCGCCGTTACCACGAGCGGGAGCCGCAACTCCTCGACGACGATGTTGTCTATCTCGCTCTCCGTGCCCTTGACGAACCGCCGCGCCAGCCGAAGCACCACCACCTCCAGCAACACCGCCGAGACGAGCGAGATTCCCAGCACGAGCACCGTCCGCTCGGCCGGCGGAACCCCGGCCAGAAACTCCGACATACCTGCGAACATGACGGTCCTACGCGGGCACGGGGCTTTTATATTCCGCCCCGGCACGCCGGCAGCGAAACGTTGGAATACGACGAGCGTCAAGCGGCTGGTAGATGTACCGGACCGGACACTATGGCGTCTCGCTGCTGCTCTATGCACCCGTCGGGTTCGCGCTGTTGCTCGCCGGCTACCCGGCCGTCGCACTGCTGGGGGGCGCGGCGATGCTCGTGCTCGCACCGCTGCCGGACTACGACCAGCGCGTCCCGTTCGTCGAGCACCGCGGACCGACACACAGCCTCGCCTTCGCGCTGCTCGTCGGGGTGGTCCTCGGTGGAGCCGGCTACGCGGCGGCCCCCTCGCTCGGGCTGGACCCGCAGGTCGTCGGGGTCGCGGGCGTCGCGATCGGCTGCTACGGCATCGTCGCGCACCTCGCCGGCGACGTGCTGACGCCCGCCGGCATCGAGCCGTTCTGGCCGGTCTCCGCGGAGAACTACTCGCTCTCCGCGACCCGGGCAGACAGCACGGTCGCGAACGTCCTGTTGCTGGTCCTCGGCACGCTCGTCACGGTCGTTGCGGCAGTCGTCGGCGGCCGCGTCGGCTGAGTCGAACGCCGGTGCGGTTTCCCGTCGTTTATTCTGCCCGGTTTTTTGCCCCCGGCGTGGGAACTAGGCGCATGGACCCCATCGACTACGGCCGGTTCGAGGCCGGCCGACACGTGAACTACTTCGACCTCGACCGGACGTTCCGCCGGGAGGTCGCCCGCGTGTTCGACGACGACGAGCACGCCTGGGCCGAGCCACGACTCCGCGAGTTCGGCGAAGTCGTCGGCCACACAGTCGCGGACAACGCCGACGCGGTCGACGACCACGGCCCCGAACTCCACACCTACGACGCCCACGGGAACGTACAGAACGAGGTGGAGTACCACCCGAAGCAGTACGAGAACGAGCGCATCGCCTACGGTGCGGGCATCGTCTCGGACGCCTTCGAGGCCCCGCCGGGCCGGGACGAGCCGATGCCGCTGACACACCACCTCGCGATGGAGTACCTGCTCTCCTACGCCGACCCCGGCTTCACCTGTCCGGTGTCGATGACCGGCGGGGTCGCGCTCGTGCTGGACAAGTACGGCGAGGGCTACCTGCTGGAGTCGTACTACGAGCGCCTCGTCGCCCGGGATGGAGACGACAACGTCGAGGGCGCGATGTTCCTCACCGAGGAGCAGGGCGGCAGCGACGTCGGCGCGAACGAGACCGTCGCCGAGCACGTCGCGGGCCGCGAGTACGAGCTCACCGGCGAGAAGTGGTTCTGCTCGAACATCGACGCCGAGGGGACGCTCGCGCTCGCCCGCACACCCGACGCGCCCGACGGCACGAAGGGGCTCTCGCTCTTCCTCGTGCCGCACACGAAGGGCGACGCAGGCGAGACCGAGGAGCTGAACGACCAGCTGTACCGCCGGCTGAAGGACAAACTGGGGACCATCTCGGTCCCGACGGGCGAGGTCGAACTCGACGGCGCGACGGGCTACCTCGTCGGCGAGGAGGAGCGCGGGTTCAAGTACATGACCGACATGCTGAACCTCGAACGGCTGTCGAACGCGACGGCCTCCATCGCCATCATGGGTCGCTGCCTGCTGGAGGCGAAGGTGCAGGCCGCCACCCGCGAGGCGTTCGGCTCGCCCATCCAGGAGTACCCGCTGATGAAACGGGACCTCGTCGACATGGCCGTCGACCACGAGGCAGCGACGGCGTACACGTTCGACGCGGGTCGGGTCCTGGCCGAGCGCGAGGCCGGCGACGACGAGGCGTACCGGCTGATGCGCGCCCTCGTCCCGGTCGCGAAGTACCGGACCGCCCGGATGGCCGTCGATACGGCCTCCTACGCGATGGAGATACTCGGCGGCAACGGCTACGTGAACGACTTCGTCACCCACCGACTGCTCCGGGACGCACAGGTGCTCCCCATCTGGGAGGGCACGTCGAACATCCTCTCGCTGGACCTGCTCCGCGCGCTCGACGCCGAGGACGCCCACGAGCCCCTGCTCGCCGAGATTCGGGCGAACCTCGACGCCGTCGAGCATCCCGCGCTGGCGGAGACAGTCCGGGGTATCGAGGACGCGAACGCCGATATGGGGGCGGCGATGGCGACGCTCGCGACCGAGGACGGCGAGTACGCCCAGCTGCAGGCGAAGGAGCTGGCCGACCTCGTCTTCGACGTGTACACCGGCGCACTGCTCTGTCGGGAGGCGCAGGCGGAGATCGACGACGCGGACGACGGGCGGACCGCGCTCGTCGCCGAACGGTTCGTCGACAGGCGGCTCCGCGAGTCGGGCGGCGACCGCGGCATCGCCGACGGCGACCGCTTCGCGCTGGAGCACTTCGACTCGGTCGTCCGGTTCGAATCGACTGACCCCGAGAGCCTCGTCGACGCCGCACCCGCAGACGACTGAGACGGCCTGAGCAGTCGACAGCGACCCAGCCAGCACATCTCACGCCGTCGAGAAATCTGTGTCACAGCCCGAAATACGCGATTTCGAACGTTTCGACCACGGTACCGCGTTGTCACGGGGCAGACAACACGGAACCCTTATACGTCTACCTCGGCTTTGTTCATTCGCAATGGCAAACGGCAAGGTTGACTTCTTCAACGACACAGGCGGCTACGGTTTCATCGAGACTGAGGACGCGGACGAGGACGTTTTCTTCCACATGGAGGACGTTGGCGGACCGGACCTCGAGGAGGGACAGGAGATCGAATTCGACATCGAAGACGCGCCGAAGGGCCCCCGGGCCAAGAACGTCGTCCGCTCGTAATTTCGTAAACTACCGCAGTTTATTCTGCGACACTTCTTTCGACGCTACGTCCGACAGTGACGACCCCGTGCAGTCGACCGGCCGGGACCGTTCGGTCACCGCACGCCGAGCACCGAGCCACAGCCGGCACAGACGTACACGTCCGTTCCCTCGCCCTCGATTGCGTAGCTCTCGGGGTCGAGCTTCGGGACGGCGGGCACCGTCTCCACGTCGCCGTGTTCGAGGTCGCCGCAGTTCTCGCAGGTCAGTGGGTCCGACTCGATTCGCATGGTCCGAGCGTGGCGGGCGCGGGAGAAGTAGCCACCTCGGCCTTGCGTCGCCGTCGCACACGAGACGGGGTGCCGTGGCGGGGAAACGCCCTTTAGACGTGCACACAGTGGTTTGAACGTGCAACGCGACGACGACGAGGACGCACGCGCCAGCCGAGCGGTCGTCAGGCAGGGCTACGACGAACTCGCGGACACCTACGCCAGCGAGCGCGGCGATCAGGGGAACGAGACGCTCCTCGACCGCCTGCGCGCCGACGCGCCACCGGGGCCGTTCCTGGACGCCGGATGCGGCGACGGTCGGGGGGTGCTGGACGTGCTGGCGAGCGAGCGGTCCGTCGCCGGGCTGGACCTGTCGCAGGAGCAGGCGCGACGCGCGAACGACGTCGCTCCGGGCCGAGTCGTCCAGGGCGACATGACGGCCCTCCCCTACGACGCGGACACCTTCGCCGGCGTCACGGCGTTCTACTCGATCATCCACGTCCCGGCGGCGGAGACTCCCGACGTGTACGAGGAGTTCGCCCGGGTGCTTCGCCCGGGTGGTGTCGCACTGGTCACCACGGGGACTGAGGACTGGACCGGTCGGAACGACGATTGGCTCGCCGGCGGTGCACCGATGGAGTGGGAGATACTCGGGCGCGAGGCCAGCACCCGGCATCTCGAAGCGGCCGACTTCGAGGTGTTCGACGCCGTCGGCGTCATCGACACGCTCGGCGACGACAGGGAGCGTGGCGAGAGTCAGCTGGTCGACGCGGAGTCGGATGACGCCGAGAAGCTGTTCCTGTTCGCACGTCTCGACCGCTGAGCGACGGCTCTACCGCGGCGTCTCCGCTCCCCACTTGTCCAGCGCCGTGGCGAGTTCCGGATTGCCGTCGGCAGCGTAGTCCGCGAGCGACACGCCCTGCATCGACGCCTCGACGGACTGCCGGAGCGCCCGGGCTCCGGCCTCGGTACCGTCGGGGTGGCCGTGGATACCGCCGCCGGCCTGGATGGCGATGTCGGTGCCCAGCGCGTCGATGAGCGCGTCGACGACGCCGGGGTGCAGGCCACCGGAGGCGACCGGGAGCACGTCGGTCATGCCGTAGAGGTCGGACTTCAGCCAGGCGTTGATGCCGGGCGTGTCCTCGTTCTCCAGCTTGCCAAGGCCGGCGGTCCCGGTGTGGATGTGGTCGACGCCGCAGAGCCGGGCGACCTGTGCGAGCGTGCGCATCGAGACGCCGTGATGGTCCATCCGGTCGAAGGCGGCGTGCATCGCGCGGTGGGCGTGGATGGCGAGGTCGTGCTTCTCGGCGACCTCCCGGACCGTCTGGACGGCCGACCAGCCCGCGGTGACGACGTCGACCATGATGAAGCCGCCGCCCTGGTCGGCGACGAACTCCGCGCGGCGGACCATCTCGTCCGTCTCGGCGGTGATGTTGACGAGGTAGTCCTTCCGCTCGCCGGTCTCCTCGGTGAGCTCGCGGGCGACCGAGAGCGACCGTTCGACACGGTCCTCGAACGGGTTGAAGTACTGGTCGGTGAGGTTCTCGTCGTCCTTCAGGAGGTCGACGCCGCCGCGCCAGGCCTGCTCGGCGATGTCGACGTGGGCGTCGGTGGAGAGGCCGACCTTCGGCTTCGGGACGGTCGCGAGGACGGGACGGTCCCCGGCGTCGAGCTTCTCGTGGGCGACCGCCGAGCCGAACTGCGGCCCCGGGAAGCCGTCGACGAGCGTCTCCGGCCACTTGCAGTCCTCCAGCCGGATGCTGTCGACCGCCTTCATCCCCATGATGTTCCCCGCGATGCACGAGAGGATCTGTGCCATGGAGCCGTCCTCGAACAGGTCGGCGGGGTAGGCGACGGTGATGTTGCCCCCGGGGCCTGCGTTCTCGCGGATGTCGCAGGCGACGGCGGAGAGGTCGGTGAGTTCGGCCTCGTCGACGTGGAGGGCGGCCCACGTGCCGTTGGAGGACTCGGAGGCGACCCGCGAGGCGGCGGCCTCCATCGTCATATCGGTGGCAGGCGCGATGGTGAACTCGCAGACGAGGTCGGTGTCGGTCGGTTCGTAGTCGAGGTCGAGGAAGTCGTCGTACTCGATTCCAGTCATTGGAATCCGAGATGTTCGCCGGCCAGCTATTTGGAAGTTGCTATGTGGCAACCAGTGGCACGCGATGGCGGGGCGGTCGGCCGTCGTCGCCCCCGCTCAGAGGAGGTCGGGAACGGCCGCCAGCGAGTCGACGACGTAGTCCGGCTCGACGTCGCTCCGGGCGAGCGCGGCCCGGTCCGTGACCCCGGAGAGCACGAGCACCGTGGTCATCCCGGCATCCGCACCGAACCTGATGTCGGTGTCGGGGCGGTCGCCGACGACGAGACAGCGGTCCGCGGGCACGCCGAGCCGGTCGAGGGCGACCCCACGGGTGGCCGGGTGTGGCTTCCCGAGCACGGCCTCCGGTTCGCACTCGGCGACGTCCGCGACCGCGTTGACGATCGCGCCAGAGCCCGGGACGTCGCGCTCGGCCGCGGGTACGACCCTGTCCGGGTCGGTGCCGACGAGGGGGACGTCGCCACCGGAGAGCGCCCAGTACGCGTCCCGCAGGTCGTCGTAGTGGAACTTGCGGTCGACCGAGGCGACGACGACGTCGGCCGCGTCGGGGTCGTCGGTGAGCCGGAGGTCCCGCTCGCGCAACTGCTCCCTCAGACCGTCCTCGCCGACGACGAACAGGGCCGAACCGTCGTGTCGCCCGGCGAGGTAGTCGGCGGTCACCTCGCCGGCGGTGAGCACCTGCTCGGCGGTCGCGTCGACGCCGGCACGGGCGAGCCGGTCGGCGTAGCTCGCCGGTGGCCGTGTCGGGTTGTTCGTGACGAAGAGCGTGGCGAGCCCGGCGGCCCGGAGCGACCGGACCGCCGCTGGCGCACCGGGGAGGGCGCGCTCGCCGCGGAGGACGGTCCCATCGACGTCGAGCACGACGCCGTCGAAACGGGTCATCGCCGGAGACTCGGGACCGCAGACTATTGAGTGGTCGGCAGGTCGACGGGCTCGCCAGTGTCGGCGCTCTCGTACAGCGCGTCGATGACGGCCATGTTGGCGACGGCCTCGTCGGCGTCGGTGCGGGGCCGACGGTCGTGCTCGACGCAGTCGACGAAGTGGCGCACCTGCTCGGCGTACTGGTCGACGGGCTCGAACGTCTCGGTGACCTGCCGGCCGTCGACCTGATAGGTGATGGACTGCGGCTCGCCGGCGTCCGAGGGGTTGAACGCGCCGTCCACCTCGAGCCAGCCGTTCTCCGCCTCGACGCGGTAGCGCTGTTCGGCCTGCGTGTCGAAGCTACAGGAGAGCTGCGCGGTCGCACCGTCGTACTCGAACGTGCCGGCGAGGTGGGTGTCGACGCCGCAGTCGCGGGTGTCGAGCGTTCGGGCGCTGACACGTTCGGGCTCGCCGAGGAGCGTCCGGAGCACGCTGACGGCGTAGCAGCCCACGTCCATCAGCGACCCCCCGGCGAGTTCGGGGTCGAGGCGGATGTCGTCCGGCCGTCCCCGGAGCGGGAACTGGAAGGTGGCGAACGCGCCGCGGATGTCTTCGAGTTCCCCGGCGACGACCGCCGCCGCACGCTCGGTCTTCGGGTGGTAGCGGTACATGAACGCCTCCATCAGGGTGACACCCGCGTCGTCGCAGTAGTCGCCGAGCGCGCGGGCCTCGTCGGCGTCGACGGCCAGCGGTTTCTCGCAGAGGACGTCGAGCCCCGCGTCGGCAGCCTTCCGGGCCCACTCGTCGTGGTGAGCGTTCGGCAGCGGGACGTACACCGCGTCGAGCGCCTCGTCGGCGAGGAGCGCATCGTAGCTGCCGTGCGCTCGGTCGATGTCGAGGTCCGCCGCGACCGTCTCCGCACGCTCGGCCGAGCGCGAGGCGATGGCGGCCACCTCGTGACCCGCCGTCCTGATACCCGGAATCACCGCCTTCCGTCCGATGTTCGCCGTCGAGAGTACGCCGAAATCCATACCTCGCGCTTCAGTCTCCCCGGGTTTAACACCTGCCGATACGGAAACCGTTGGAGAATCAGGCATCGGATTTAACTTTGCAAATTGGCTCGCGGATATAGCAAAAATTTAATTGTGTGGAGTCCGAGGTTTCTACATCCCCCGATGACCGACAGGACGATGGACTCGGGGTCGTCTCGCATGGGTGGT
Proteins encoded:
- a CDS encoding succinylglutamate desuccinylase/aspartoacylase family protein, producing the protein MSDGGPRSFRFDAEVSPGEKRHVKHEVGETYLGDPVEIPVTVINGTRDGPRVFFSAAIHGDELNGVKVVQEVADRYEPADVHGTLVCLHVLNVPGFLAQQRYIPIYDQDLNRSFPGKSHSNTAERMASAIYRTFVSQCDLGVDFHTSTRNRTTMYHVRADMGNEEVSRLAHAFGANVVLSGESEPGMLRSVATADDTPTITVEMGKAHRFQRPLIDRALEGVESVLAEYGVRPGQPVTWPGWRKVIDSAKEKTWLRADSGGLVDMEWGPYPLVHEGDTICTVSDHFRTEERVVTAPFTGLIVGILENPLAQPGHPLCHLVRIDEDTTRAVENEIERGDAGGYRADGLRWAGNGEAE
- a CDS encoding plastocyanin/azurin family copper-binding protein, producing MDSTRLSRRTLLGIGASTLPVALAGCMGGGGDGGEDRPENTIWVGPDNQLIFDPDSLTVSTGTEVTWEWKSNTHNIVVQSQPDGASWEGTEGGESNTFDTGYVYSYTFETPGTYEYDCAPHRQQGMVGEIVVEE
- a CDS encoding mechanosensitive ion channel family protein; amino-acid sequence: MFAGMSEFLAGVPPAERTVLVLGISLVSAVLLEVVVLRLARRFVKGTESEIDNIVVEELRLPLVVTAGLVGVFVLTQPDFGGADVIYQDQLGTFFGQPSASVIVLVWARALNNVVNRVVESVQKTGRFDFAPVFSNVWTLVVLVGAAFFLLTIWNIEITPLLGAAGVAGIAIGFAAKDTVANFFGGLALYFDDTYKIGDYVVLDTGDAGTVVRVGIRSTTLLTRDEVMVTVPNSVLNSARIINESAPQRRKRIRIPLTVGYGTDLDEFEEVVLAVSVDESLVQDSPKPRMRFRQFGDSGLEYELLCWVSSPSREQKARHRLNRTIYRRLLDEDIEMPFPKRDVTLTLSDAERDAIADVDGLATAESDDD
- a CDS encoding metal-dependent hydrolase, which translates into the protein MYRTGHYGVSLLLYAPVGFALLLAGYPAVALLGGAAMLVLAPLPDYDQRVPFVEHRGPTHSLAFALLVGVVLGGAGYAAAPSLGLDPQVVGVAGVAIGCYGIVAHLAGDVLTPAGIEPFWPVSAENYSLSATRADSTVANVLLLVLGTLVTVVAAVVGGRVG
- a CDS encoding acyl-CoA dehydrogenase family protein, which gives rise to MDPIDYGRFEAGRHVNYFDLDRTFRREVARVFDDDEHAWAEPRLREFGEVVGHTVADNADAVDDHGPELHTYDAHGNVQNEVEYHPKQYENERIAYGAGIVSDAFEAPPGRDEPMPLTHHLAMEYLLSYADPGFTCPVSMTGGVALVLDKYGEGYLLESYYERLVARDGDDNVEGAMFLTEEQGGSDVGANETVAEHVAGREYELTGEKWFCSNIDAEGTLALARTPDAPDGTKGLSLFLVPHTKGDAGETEELNDQLYRRLKDKLGTISVPTGEVELDGATGYLVGEEERGFKYMTDMLNLERLSNATASIAIMGRCLLEAKVQAATREAFGSPIQEYPLMKRDLVDMAVDHEAATAYTFDAGRVLAEREAGDDEAYRLMRALVPVAKYRTARMAVDTASYAMEILGGNGYVNDFVTHRLLRDAQVLPIWEGTSNILSLDLLRALDAEDAHEPLLAEIRANLDAVEHPALAETVRGIEDANADMGAAMATLATEDGEYAQLQAKELADLVFDVYTGALLCREAQAEIDDADDGRTALVAERFVDRRLRESGGDRGIADGDRFALEHFDSVVRFESTDPESLVDAAPADD
- a CDS encoding cold-shock protein encodes the protein MANGKVDFFNDTGGYGFIETEDADEDVFFHMEDVGGPDLEEGQEIEFDIEDAPKGPRAKNVVRS
- a CDS encoding class I SAM-dependent methyltransferase, with translation MQRDDDEDARASRAVVRQGYDELADTYASERGDQGNETLLDRLRADAPPGPFLDAGCGDGRGVLDVLASERSVAGLDLSQEQARRANDVAPGRVVQGDMTALPYDADTFAGVTAFYSIIHVPAAETPDVYEEFARVLRPGGVALVTTGTEDWTGRNDDWLAGGAPMEWEILGREASTRHLEAADFEVFDAVGVIDTLGDDRERGESQLVDAESDDAEKLFLFARLDR
- the rbcL gene encoding type III ribulose-bisphosphate carboxylase, with translation MTGIEYDDFLDLDYEPTDTDLVCEFTIAPATDMTMEAAASRVASESSNGTWAALHVDEAELTDLSAVACDIRENAGPGGNITVAYPADLFEDGSMAQILSCIAGNIMGMKAVDSIRLEDCKWPETLVDGFPGPQFGSAVAHEKLDAGDRPVLATVPKPKVGLSTDAHVDIAEQAWRGGVDLLKDDENLTDQYFNPFEDRVERSLSVARELTEETGERKDYLVNITAETDEMVRRAEFVADQGGGFIMVDVVTAGWSAVQTVREVAEKHDLAIHAHRAMHAAFDRMDHHGVSMRTLAQVARLCGVDHIHTGTAGLGKLENEDTPGINAWLKSDLYGMTDVLPVASGGLHPGVVDALIDALGTDIAIQAGGGIHGHPDGTEAGARALRQSVEASMQGVSLADYAADGNPELATALDKWGAETPR
- a CDS encoding HAD-IIA family hydrolase; amino-acid sequence: MTRFDGVVLDVDGTVLRGERALPGAPAAVRSLRAAGLATLFVTNNPTRPPASYADRLARAGVDATAEQVLTAGEVTADYLAGRHDGSALFVVGEDGLREQLRERDLRLTDDPDAADVVVASVDRKFHYDDLRDAYWALSGGDVPLVGTDPDRVVPAAERDVPGSGAIVNAVADVAECEPEAVLGKPHPATRGVALDRLGVPADRCLVVGDRPDTDIRFGADAGMTTVLVLSGVTDRAALARSDVEPDYVVDSLAAVPDLL
- a CDS encoding Gfo/Idh/MocA family protein, which translates into the protein MDFGVLSTANIGRKAVIPGIRTAGHEVAAIASRSAERAETVAADLDIDRAHGSYDALLADEALDAVYVPLPNAHHDEWARKAADAGLDVLCEKPLAVDADEARALGDYCDDAGVTLMEAFMYRYHPKTERAAAVVAGELEDIRGAFATFQFPLRGRPDDIRLDPELAGGSLMDVGCYAVSVLRTLLGEPERVSARTLDTRDCGVDTHLAGTFEYDGATAQLSCSFDTQAEQRYRVEAENGWLEVDGAFNPSDAGEPQSITYQVDGRQVTETFEPVDQYAEQVRHFVDCVEHDRRPRTDADEAVANMAVIDALYESADTGEPVDLPTTQ